In the genome of Rhinopithecus roxellana isolate Shanxi Qingling chromosome 14, ASM756505v1, whole genome shotgun sequence, the window ACACTTCCCTGTTGGGTTCCCAATTACATTccaaatttacatttcttttgagAATCTCTGCATACTCCAGCTCTGTCTAGAAGTGCTTAATGCAGCAAGACACAAAAAGTTAAATGCAAATTGCTGCAAAATTCACCCTCAATGGAGGACTAGAAACACAACATGTCCAATTTAAAGCTCAGTTCACAAGCAGTCCAATTCTGCTGGCTTCAGAAAAAGAGATTCTAATTAAACATTCTTAGGGAAGGACATCAAATGAGGTTAATGGGAAACGTTACCAGATTAAAAGCAGTTTTTTGCCAAAGTAACATTTGGAAATTCTGACTCTCTGAAAGCCTTGATTTGAACCTCAAACTTGATTTCACCATAGGAAGTGGGGATCAAGGGCCTGCGCAGTTCTTTTCCTAGACCAGTTCGGTGCTCCCCACCCCCTCGCAGGCACAGGTCCGCAACCAGATAGGGAGATGCCTGAATTTCAGGCTACCTTTGACAAagctttctccctccctccctccctttgcaGGCTGCATCCCATGCTGCCTGCTTAAGGCGCCCTCATGTGTCTACAGAtggtaaaatgtttatttctcaacAGACGTTACAGTGATAGCATCCAATGACCTATGTAACGGCACTCTTTTTTGCCGtacttgttttttgagacggagtctggctctgtcccccaggctggagtgcagtggcgcgatctcagctaactactacaagctccacctccctgattcacgccattgtcctgcctcagcctcccaagtagctgggactacaggcgcccgccacctcgcccggctaattttttgtatttttagtagagacggggtttcaccgtgttagccaggatggtctcgatctcctgacctcgtgatccacccgcctcggcctcccaaagtgctgggcttacaggcgtgagccaccgcgccccgacCCCGGTCACTTGTTCTTAAGTTTCTTAAGCAAACTATAAAATagcaaaagaccaaaaaaaaaaaaaaaaaaaaggaaaacaagcaaTTCACTTAATACATTGTTCCAGCATTTCCTTGAAAGTACTGAGCCATCTCAGTGGCTCTGATTTTGTGAGAAAATTATGAAGAGTTGCGAAGTACCAGTGATTCTCTTGTTACTTAGCTAAGAATTTGAAGCATAATTTAAATACTATTCTTTACAATCCATTAtgaggatttaaaaaatctttttgcttctttaatacattctaacaaagttttctgtttattcttagTTTCAAAGAACCAGGTCCCCAGTCCTGGGAGGCTGCTCCACCGGCGGAGCCCAGTGTTTAATCTCATTATAGCAGCCCCGCAGGCAAAGGCTCTCTGGTCTGAATCTCGTCTTTCTATCTGAGAAATACACAATGCTGCTCTCATCACTCAAGGTTCTTACACATTAATGATTAATTATCAGAAGCCCCTTTGTCTGAGAACTCTTTTTTCCCACAGCTCAGAGGAGCTTCTGGGGCTGCCACTAAATTCCAGTTTCATAGGAAGAATTGCCACAAACAAATTTTACGAAATAATGAGTATATTCTAAAGCAAATTTGTCTGAGAAATTATGTAGACTtctggcaaaaaataaataaataaataaataaataaataaataaataaataaatcagaagcATGACTGTGAGACAATGGCCAAAGaacttctacaaaaaaatagcagcgtaaaaaaaaaaaaaaaaaagatatccatttcttcttcttttttttttttttgatagggttttattctgtagcccaggctagagtgcagtggtacaatcacggctcactgcagcctccacctcctgggctcaagcgattctccagcctcagcctcccgagtagctgggactagagacacgtgccaccacacctgattaattcttgtatttttagtagagatggggtttcgccatgctgcccaggctggtcttgaactcctgagctcaggcaatctgcccaccttggcctcccaaagttctgggattataggcttgaaccatcatgcccagctatccTGTTTTTAACTTCAGATACTTAGATTTGAATTCAATTTAATTGTTCCTAGTCCTTTGAAAGAACGCACTTTCTGTAAGTTACCATCATTGTGTAACAAGTCAGCCAATAACATCATTACTCCTCTGCCAACACCTgacatatagtaggcactcaatgaaCACTGAttagaagagagagaagatatgAATAGGTAACCAATTCCAATACCTCCAGAAAATTCTGGAGTCTAAATGACTTGTGCAGAGTAACCCAGTAAAACAATCCTAGAGAAAACAGGAGAAGAGAGCAGAGCAGCTGAAGTAACCGACCCTCAAAGCCACCTGTCTGGATTCCAGCACTGGCTTCACCACCTCCTGGCTGTTTAAACCTGGGCACGTTTCTAAACATCTCCTTACCTTGGTTTATCCATAGGTGAATGGggcaagtaactggaactacctcacagagttgttatgaagattgaatagttaatatttgcaaagcattaggaataatcctggcactttataTCGATCCCAGGCTGGAGAGAGTAACCACAGAGTAATTTGCTAGGGAAGCTTTATCGATGTATATGGGGAAGATAGATGGACAGAAATAACTAGTAACAGGAGATTAGCTACTAAAGGGTAAGAACTCTGAAGACAACAGGAATCGCTGATACAGGGACTAGTCACTACTAGAGACGAGACAAAGTACCCAAGAAACAAATACACTTGAAAGAGCTTTCCCCCACCCTGAAGGCTGACACTGGGCCTTGTTGGAGAGGGCGCAGTTATAGCCACTGGAGGATGGAGCAGCTTGCTGAGGTGTTGCAGGCTGGAGCTGGCAAGCTGGAAGCCACTCAGATTCACCAGGAATCCACCTGCAGGGGTGCCATTAAACCTGCTGGGACTCCAGCTGGAACACCAGCAAAACTCACCTGGAAACCACACACAGGGGTGTTGTTGAATTGTCTGTGGAGCCAGCAGGGAGGCCCACTCAAAAGGAAGCTGCACAAGGCAGTGCTCGCTGAGGGTGAAAGCCACTGGATATCCCACACTGGGACGAAGCACTGCAGCAGCCAGACCCGGGCTGCACCCTGAACCTGGAAGAAGAGGGCCCTTCTGCAGTGTCCCACCAATGACAAAGCTTAACATCATGCCAGCTGGTGAGAGAAGTGTTTACAGGGTCCAGCTCTAGTATCACAAGCAGCACAATAAAGAGTGGATTTGGAAGCAAGAGGCAATGAATTGATAACCAACATATCCTTAGTAAGCTCTATGAGAATATTTGAccagaccaggtgcggtggctcatgtctgtaatcccagcactttgggaggaccaggcaggtggatcacctgaggtcaggagttcaagatcagcctggccagcatggcgaaaccccgtctctactaaaactacaaaaattagctggacttggtggtgggccccagtaatcccagctacgtgggaggctgaggtaggagaatcacttgaatccaggaggcggaggtttcagtgagccaagattgcgccactgcactccagcctgggcaacagagtgagactgtctcaaaaaaaaaaaaaaaaaaaagtgtttgatcAATAGAATAAATAGCTATAGCTATGCAGCATACAGAAGACTTGAGTCCTATCTAGTTCATCTCTGGGAATAGGAGTAGCAAGCTCCTATGAGAGCAGACCTAGCATTGTGCTTAGGGGCCCAGACTCTGGAGTAACATGCCATGGATGTGAATCCTAGCTTTGCCTTCCGCTAGCAGCTGGACAGCTCACTTAAGccctctgtgcttctgtttctccatctgtaagatggggatgaTGATAATGCCCACCTGCATCATAGGGTTAGCATATTAAATAAGTTTATAAACAATTAGAAGAGTACATCTTAGCTTTTATTAGGTAGTCCCTTGGTCAGAACAGCAAGTGAAAATGTTCCAAATTTTATGCCAAAACCAGAAATGTAATTGGGAGCTTAAAGGATGGAGTTTTTAAAAGCGAGACATCCTTCCTTCTGTATCACCCTCCCCGTCAATTCCCATGGCTCTACTCCTGCCTATGATTGACAGCTCCGATGTTTTCTTGCTAATCCACAGCCCCTGATTAGGAGAGGCAGTTAACCTGCTCAAGTTAAGTCACCCAGttagagcaatggttctcaactggggataATAGATGCACCCCCCCGACCCCAGGAGACATTTGGAAaagtctggagatatttttgattgtcacGACTGGGGCAGGAGTGCtagccagagatgctgctaaacatcctatcaTGCACAGTATAATCCTAACAATAAAGAATTATTTGGTCTAAAATGTCAATAAAGCCACtgttgagaaaccctgatctAGAGGGTACAGGGGTTTAGagaaaggagacagaagttgAGTAGATGAGCCAGGACATGTTTCCTTGATTCCTCCAACTATGCTGGGTTCTTGGCTCGTTCAGCCTCGGTGACCAACTCCAGACTGTGTGACCTATAGCTGGGTCTAAATGTACAATTTCTGATGTCCCTGGACTACTAGTGTCATCTACATAGAAACCGAATCCCCAGGTCTTCCACACCAGGAAATGAGGGAATAGATTCTTGAAAGAGCTGCTATTGAAACAAAACTATTCAAAACTTTAAGAAATCTTGGCAGAAGGCAGTTTGCCTTTTCCCATCACTAGCAAATATTCTACCTTTTTCTTTCCATGACAGGCTCTCTCTTTGAAACAAGTCTCTCTTCTAAGCCCCAGGCCCCCCAGTTCATACCTGGAGCTCAGCAGAATTTTACTAAGGCAATGAGGGTTTTAGGGTGgaagaagcaaatgaaaagcatgagaaacaatgttataaaatgaaaagctgTCAAATAAACAAGCAGGACAGAATACTGACTGACAGTTACTATGAAATTCTATTTGTCTTAGCCATAGCCTACATCAGAAGCCATTTAGCTAGCAAATATAAAACATGTATGGGCTGTCTGAGGCAACACATgtgaacaaagaaaaattagctttTCTCTAACAATGTAAACCATATGTCTCTTATGAGGCTGAGAAGAATGTAAGTGAAAATGGCTGCTTTGAGACTGCACCACCAACCAAATtgaaatatgaaattctggaaacAGCtggaaagcaatttttttttcctgttagctATTTatgatgtttctgtttttggCCGTCCTACACGTTTGAAACCCTGCATACTAACTGCGGCCCTCCACAAAGAACCACTCATCCACTCACTGTCTCCTGACCGGGGAATCAGCAACTTGTTGATAGTTTTCAAGAGAGAGTTTCAACATATGGAAAAGACagaatttttcataattaaaaagttCCTGGTTAACTTTCAAAAACACACATGTAAGTCACttgaaaatacttttcatttGCTATAATAGAAGCTCTTTCCCTATGTTTTACCAAGTTCATACTTTCTATTTAGTCTCCAGCCAACATCCTACCAAATACAGATCAAAGCTATTGAAAGGGCCTGCAGATGTAACATAATCCTGTCTAAGGTGATCTCATACTCATGTAAATGTCAGCATTCTTCCCTTTACCGAACAGCTTGCCACCACAGGCCTTGTGCACATTCAAAATGCGTTTAAATCAAAGGTTTTCTAGGAACAATTTCTCAAGTAAAGCCAAACATGCTTGTATGTTAATTCCTGCTGTAAAAGTCAAGGTATAGCTGGTCAGTCATTATACTGTATTTAACCATGGACTGGAAAGTgaatcaacaatttttttttaatgttagcaCTTGCTAAGGAAGCAATGGGATTCAGTCTGTGAATGAAAAAGAACTTACATCAGCACAGGAGATGCACTGAATTAGGAGCAGGGAGGCCAGACCTCTGCTTTCCCCTCTGGAAAAGTCAGGAAGCATCAGCCATGGACGTCTCTGGGATCTGGTGATGCATGTCTCTAAATTACTTCAAACAACGTGAAAAGTCACATCACTGTTACGGTCATTACCAATAGTAACTGTGGTCATTAGCAATATTCACTGTATCAAGGAATTTTCAAAAGCACCTCCTTTGTTACCCTGACAGTAAGGGGAACAAAGGGGAACTGCAAGGTCAAAAAGCAGTTTCCACACCCTCTGAAGATTGCTATcagatacattttctaaaataatttggaGATAGGAGGTGGCCCTCGACTattcaaaaatgtattaaaggCCTGCTGTGTACCAGACTCTAGAGAGACAGAAGCAACAGTCCCTGTTTAGTAGGAGACAGTCACATAATCTAATATTTTCCTGCTCAAAAACTTCAAATATTGAGGAAATTCACACTTTTACTTCCTCCCTCTAGCTTTTCAGTGATGCGGTGTGGTTCTGCAGAAATCAGATAATGGGGCTAAAATGTGTACATTCCCTATTGTGTAGCCTTAACTTTTCTGaaactcattttctttgtctttaatctcaacactttgggagaccaaggtgggaggatggcttgaggccaggagtttgagaccaccgtgggcaacatagtgagacctcatctttacaaaaaaaaattttttaattggccGGGTATggagtacatgcctgtagtcccagcaagttactccggaggttgaggcaggaggattgcttgagcccaggagttgaaggctgctgtaatccaagatcgtgccactgcattctaacctgggtgacagagcaagaccctgtcactataaaaattaaaaatttgaaaaatttgaaagaaatgtaaaaagcaatGAAATCACATATGTGAAAATACTTGCTAAATTCTAACATAAGGCATTATTAACAAAACAAATCCTTCATTAGGTTCCCACTGCCAGCCTTAGGCTATCCATGACACAACTAACCAGTTTTAATCAGGGCAAACCTGTTTGCAACACAGATTATGTGAAAGGGTATAGTCACTAaccttttttaaatatatgaacaaGACTTAAATATCTACTAATCATTAAGTATTTCTAAGTGCCTCCTGATCCAACTTTATAAACCTACTTCTcaaatcactatttttttttttttttttttttttttttgagacggagtcttgctctgtcgcccaggctggagtgcagtggcgcgatctcagctcactgcaagctccgcctcctgggttcaagccattctcctgcctcagcctccggagtagctgggactacaggcgcccgccacctcgcctggctagttttttgtattttttagtagagacggggtttcaccgttttagccaggatggtctcgatctcctgacctcctgatctgcccgtctcggcctcccaaagtgctgggattacaggcttgagccaccgcgcccggccctcaaatCACTATttataaagctttctttttttttttttttttttttttttttttaggaagagCAATGGGTTATGATGAATTACCAACGCTTTTAGTGTTTGCACAGTCTGgtattaagaaaaatgtttttccatgtaAAGTGAAGCTAGCCACCAGGAAACTACACCCAAGTAATGTTTATGTTACTCGAGCATGCTGAATTTGACTTTGACTCCTGATATCCATAAGGGTGTATCTTCCCCTTCCCTACTGCAGCTGTCCCAGCCTTCAGTAGATATTCAAACTCACTCCTCTTACAATGACTAAGTGTGCTGAATAGATTTCCCTTAAACTACTTGATGCAAAGAAAAGGAGGATGTCAACAGAATCACCCATGATTAATCATCAACATGTTTCCTGTCCAGCAACTCAAAATGTCCTAAATCAAGCAATACTGATAATGTCCAGATTCGTAGTTCTGAAAATTCACTATGGTCTTTGATTTCCACAATGCCTGGATTCTCTATAATAGCATTTTCAAAAGTGactgaatattttatgtattccACAGGACAGTCATGGATCTTCAATTAAGTAATCACTTTTTCTAGCAAAGTAAGCAAGCTATCTAGTTATCCAAAATTGATTTAGTAATTTCATGCTTTATCTGCACAAGAAAGCAATTTTGTAAGTGAAAATGGATAACGTAAATAATAAGTTTTCAAACTACTAAAGGGCTCCACGGCTTTAAAAAGTACAGACACAGAAAATGCCACTTTTTATTGAaaagttttatttgattttgtaaaaggTAATGTTTTGAATATACTTACTTTACTCTTTCAAAGCAATGCAAGTACAATGATAAGCATTTGAATAAAAAGTACCCTGTTTTATGAGCTTATTTTTTAACATAGTGAAGGCATACTCTCACTGAAAGTAGACATATGTGATCCAATTACAAAACATAACATTTAAGAATAAACACACACAACTGAATAGTTATGAAAAATAGAGGATTAATCAAAatattctgtttaaaaatattaaattcaagTTATATGGAAATTTTATGCATAAAAATCATATTGTATAATCAGAATGAATCTTCAGTGgtcatttctgaaaaacaaatactaactttagttaaaaagttaaacttttacttctctttttcaaagtattttcaaaacttcactattcaaattaaaataggatattttaacaatttacTTCAAAGATGTATTATATAATTCTTGTCCCAAGAAATCTTCTTGTGGTGTTTGTAAATAAATCTACTAACAGAAAAGAGTAAGAAAAGCCAATCTAGGAAAGAAAATAGTTCAATTAAGTGAGAGTCAAAGTGCGAATTCAatctgtgggtttttttcctccccatcatttcttttcatgttgtCTTTGGAGACAGAGTAATTTGTAGGCAGCTCACTTTGATCtacattttctctctctaatCTCTCTTGGCTGTGATATAGTACAGGGAACCGCTAATATCACCTCCTCCATTTTGCCAGACAGGAATACCGAAGGCCAAATCTCATGCCCATCCTCGGGTTGCAACAAGTAGCGTTTACTTCAGCAACAAAGTGGACCTCTCTAGAGATTATTTTGTTGTACTGTCTTGTTGCCTTAATACgaattaatcattaaaaaataaactgaaaaccaGAAATTCAAACTGTCCATAGacaaataatcatttaaaagcTGGGAAAATGAGAAATGGAGCCTTAACCACTGAAAGTTTCCCCTCCTCCATTCCTGGCTCACACAATTCCAGGAATAGAATCCTAAACATAAACCTAAGCTTCCCCTTTACTGCATTAAGAAAGTGTCACTTCTTTGCATCAAATGGGTTGAAAGCTTTGGGAGATGAACGGGAAATTTCAAGTCCACCACTTTCATCAATTTCCCTTGTCCTTCCTGTTCTCAGTCCGCACTCCCAAGGCACGGGCAGCTTCGCCGGTAAGCGGCTTGAGGGAGTTGGCCTGCCTCGCGGCCGTGGGGGTGGCCAGGGAAGGCGCGGTGGCGCACAGCGGAGTCCTCTTTAGCTTTATCACCCGCTGGGTTGTAGGCTTCTTGTTGGAAAGTAGCACCTTAGCTGGAGGTAAGTGCGTGCCTCCATTTTCAGCGCTCGCAGCCCCAAGGGAAGCCTGAGGATGCCCAGGTGCCCCTGTGCCCTCCAGGGCCGTGGCTCTAGGTGCAGAGCGCTGAGCTGCCCTTCTGCGGCTACCACTTTGAAACCTGTATGCTGTCGCCCCAGCCGACGTCTGGACGGCACTGGCTGGAGACACCGTGACGGAGGCCGAGTTCTTGACTTTGAT includes:
- the KCTD18 gene encoding BTB/POZ domain-containing protein KCTD18 isoform X3, with product MMDAFDAWEGKGVSYWRVPHELIECWTLEERPLLGSLRHMAPIRKRRLITFNEEDEGVNCKTGPKPVRFLGPSTSTQIKVKNSASVTVSPASAVQTSAGATAYRFQSGSRRRAAQRSAPRATALEGTGAPGHPQASLGAASAENGGTHLPPAKVLLSNKKPTTQRVIKLKRTPLCATAPSLATPTAARQANSLKPLTGEAARALGVRTENRKDKGN